The following are from one region of the Nicotiana tomentosiformis chromosome 7, ASM39032v3, whole genome shotgun sequence genome:
- the LOC104103090 gene encoding translation machinery-associated protein 22-like: MAEKPQPVQVLYCGVCGLPAEFCEFGPDFEKCKPWLIQNASDTYPDLLKESNGKETDKVSDKLQSTSISEGSSASKPEEVKRLPGGKIKKKDKQEIIIEKVTRNKRKSITTIKGLELFGVKLSDASKKLGKKFATGASVVKGPTEKEQIDVQGDIFYDIVDFITETWRDVPESAIFFIEDGKKVPAA; encoded by the exons ATGGCGGAGAAGCCTCAACCTGTTCAAGTCTTATACTGTGGAGTCTGCGGGTTACCCGCTGAGTTCTGTGAGTTCGGACCCGACTTCGAGAAATGCAAACCCTGGTTGATTCAAAACGCATCCGATACCTATCCGGATCTCCTCAAAG aatCAAATGGAAAAGAAACTGATAAAGTCTCTGATAAGCTTCAGTCCACTTCAATCTCAGAAG GTTCTTCAGCATCTAAACCAGAAGAAGTCAAACGCCTTCCTGGCGGAAAGATAAAAAAGAAA GACAAGCAAGAAATTATTATTGAAAAGGTGACACGGAACAAGCGGAAAAGTATCACTACCATCAAAGGCCTCGAACTCTTTG GTGTTAAACTAAGCGATGCTTCCAAAAAGCTTGGTAAAAAGTTTGCTACTGGAGCTTCTGTGGTGAAG GGCCCAACTGAGAAGGAGCAGATTGACGTTCAAGGAGACATATTTTACGACATTGTGGACTTTATTACAGAAACCTGGCGCGAT GTTCCAGAATCTGCAATATTCTTCATAGAAGATGGGAAAAAGGTTCCCGCTGCATAA